The window gcttcgtctcgtcgaactacacgagtgcaatgcgggaagcctgcttgggaactgTTCGGTAGAATTATTCGAATAGAGGAATTAGTATGTTATTCTCCAGTATCATTTAGAAAATAAGGATCCATTGTATTCGAGTTTTTTCTGTCACATGTGGTGCACAGACCCACAAAATGTATCCATAGGAATTTATAATCATTACAATAAGGGACTAGTCATAAAACTGCAACCTGACTCTAGCGTAGCTAAccttttaagaaattttattGCTTTAAGACTCGATGACATAGTCATATATCCACTTTCAGTTTAGAGAAAGAAGATGGATGTAAAATATAGAAAACAGACCTTTTTTGTTGTCACCAAACGTTGCACACACACGCACCTCCTCCATTTTACAAATTATAACTGAGATAGAGAAGTCAAAAAATAGTCAGTGCGCACTGCAACCCCGAAGCGACCGCTCCGCTTGAGACAGGgttaaacaaaattaaaaagacGAAGTGACCGTTCCACTTCACATAAGTCTTGATCCAAGCAGATTCACTGCTTAGGGCATATGAAGTGACCGTTCCACTTCGCATAAACTTTGATCCAAGCAGATTTACTGCTTGGGCTTATTCCCAAAAAACATTATCGCAGCCCCGCGCAGAATTACTGCAACGGGCATTCTTAGATCTTAATATACGCCCTAATATTTTCTTGGAAATAAAACAGTACAAAAACGAAAATAGTGTGAGGTCATTGAATTGTGCTCTCCACATATCAAACATTGGTGCCTCCTGTGAGGTGTGTGCGTGTGTATGCAACGTGTTGTTATAAAAATCTGTTGAACAATCTGATTGGACTGCTTCGACATACCACCCACTATACTGGATCTTGGGGCCAAGGTCTCATACGTCAATCTTGTTGCTGTCGTATCCACTGATTTCATTGCTGAGAATCTTCCTGGATCTACCTGGACCATCATTCCGCTCTTGGGACCACGTTTTTAAAATCGCAAGTACAGTTATTTGTTGGTTAAGATCAAGTAATTTGCTTCACACCTATCTCCCTTCAAATAATCATCCAATAACAAAATGGCAGAGGCCACTCGAATTCGCTTCATCGCGCAAAAACGCACCgcgataaaaaaacaaataacgacgctaaaaaatatatttgagcAAAAGAAACTAGACAATAACGCCTTAGAATTGCGTATGAACAGATTGACTGAGTTATTCAATTCTTACGAAACTTTGAATGAAGAATTAGACACTTTGTGCCCTGATCAGGATAATATCGCAGAATTCACGGAGATCATGACAAATTTTTACTCCCTTGCTGGTAACATTAAAGAACATCTTAAACCCCCAACTACTAGTAGCGCCGACGATCAGTCTGTTGTTGCGAGTGTTTCGTCACTCAATAATGTCAATAgtcataaaaatataaacacaaAATTGCCTAAGACCTCGATGCCGGTATTTGATGGCAGTTATGAAAACTGGATATCCTTTCAAGACGAATTTAAAGCAATAATCGAATCACATTCCGAATTGACAGATGCCACTAAATTTCAATACCTAAAAAAGTCGTTAACTAGTGACGCAGCGAATAAAATTAAGGGTCTCGCAATTAGTGatcaaaattatgaaaaggCGTGGAATATTTTAACGCGTGCTTATGGAGTCAAACATCTGCTAATTTCGCGATATTACAATTTATTACTCCAACTGCCCGTTCAAGAAAGAGAAACCGCGAAAGGTCTGGAAAAACTCGCAGATGATGCATCTCAGCACGTTATCGGGTTAGAATCGCTCGGCGAAAATGTAAGCTCCGGCATGCTTGTTGCGATTCTCGAAAGCAAGTTGCCAAAAAATACGATGCAGGAATGGGAAAAAACGCTTGACAGGGAAACCGTGCCTACCATCGATGATTTATACGTCTTTTTATATAAAACGGCAGCGCGTCTTTCTAAGCGTCCGATTTCAAGTTCTTCTGGCTATAATAAACACGAAAAGAGTTTTCCTCCCTTCAAAAAACCACGATTCGATAGCAATCGGGAAGCTCGCAAACAAATAACATTTGCAACAACCACCGTGATGAACTGCATGGTCTGTCGAAGTGGAGAACATCCGCTATACAGATGCAGCGCGTTCAAAGCATTACCGGTTAAAGAGAGAATAAACGTCGTCAAAAGAGCAAACTTATGTTTTAATTGTATGCGCTCACATCGAGGAAAACCATGCAAAATGACTGGTTGTTTACTATGCGGTAAAAGGCACAATACGATGTTGCACTTAGAATTTAAACCACCCGCGGCGGTTAATACATTTCAAAAAGTAAACGTAAAGGAAAAGTCGCAAGATTGACTAGTCGTGGCAGCCTCCGATGAGCTCAATTGTCATTCGACCACGGCTGACAATCCGAGCCCTCAACTGTTAGCGAGTGCTATTATTCTAGTTGAAGATCGCGATCGCAAACTCATACGATGTAGAGTATTACTAGATACCTGTTCCACAGCTAATTTCGTAACTGAAAGTTTCGCAAAACGTCTACGAATCAAAAAGCAGCCCTGCTCCATTCCAGTGGCTGCCTTAAACTCCGTAAACACTTTGACAAAAAATACAGTACAATTGAGTTTTCGATCCACTAGAAACGAACACCAAAAAACACTCACATTTTTGACTATTCCGAAAATATCGAATTTATTGCCATCCGAAATGTTCCCTCgcgaatcaataaaaataccagCCAACGTACCACTGGctgatccagaatttcatatTCCACGCCCAATCGATATGCTTATAGGAGCCGGCCCGACATTCTCTTTATTCGCGATCggacaaataaatttatcgaGTCACGGGAACGAtctatatttacaaaaaactCGCCTCGGATGGGTGATAGCAGGTAACGCACCGATGAAACAGAGCTCGAAGGAACCAGCATGCCATTTTACGCAGTTGGAGACGCAGGTAGCAAAATTTTGGTTAACGGAGGAAGTTACGAAGGAAAAACCGAGGTCAAAAGAAGACAAAAAGTGTGAGGTGCATTTCATTGAGAACGTCACGAGAGCTGAGACAGGACGTTATACCGTACGTTTGCCCTTCCGAGAAAGCAAAAAAGGATTCGGAGATTCTTACGTTTCTGCTTTAAAACGTTTCTTAGCTTTAGAACGAAAACTTAACATTAGCTCGGAATTAAAGGATGAATATTCTAAAGCTATTGATACTTATATCAATGCAGGGTACATGTCACCAGTCGATAAACCACATGATGACGGATTTTATTTGCCTCATCATGCGGTAATCAAGACATCAAGTACCACGACTAAAGTTCGAATTGTCTTTGATGCTTCTGCAAAAGGCAGCAGCGGAGTTGCACTCAACGATTTGCTTATGCCAGGGCCCACCAtacaggaaaaattatttgcacaTTTAATCAGATTCCGGTTTCCTAGATACGCGTTAACAGctgacattgaaaaaatgtatttgcAGGTATCGTTACACAAAGATGACCGTAAATATCAATATGTTATTTGGCGTGAAAACGGTGAAATCGAgacatttcaattaaatacagTCACCTTTGGCGTGACATCTTCTGCATTTTTAGCCATTCGGACATTACATAAATTAGCAGATGATGAGAAGGAGAGATATCCGAGAGCCGCGGAAgagttgaaagaaaatttatatGTCGATGATTTCATGAGCGGTGCAGAAGAAATAGAAAGGGCTAGAATGATCCGTGATAAAATGATAGATGTGTTGAAACTTGGAGGTTTCAACATACGACAATGGGCGTCTAACTCAGAACAAGTGCTTGAAGGTTTAGATGaagagaatataaataaaaaattcctgcTAGATAAAAATTGCGCATTAAAAACACTCGGAGTCTCGTGGCATGCTAAAGaagataaaattttctacTCCGTCGAGCCCATCGGTATAAGCGCCAAACTAACTAAAAGAAACATACTATCTG of the Diachasmimorpha longicaudata isolate KC_UGA_2023 chromosome 13, iyDiaLong2, whole genome shotgun sequence genome contains:
- the LOC135168628 gene encoding uncharacterized protein LOC135168628 produces the protein MAEATRIRFIAQKRTAIKKQITTLKNIFEQKKLDNNALELRMNRLTELFNSYETLNEELDTLCPDQDNIAEFTEIMTNFYSLAGNIKEHLKPPTTSSADDQSVVASVSSLNNVNSHKNINTKLPKTSMPVFDGSYENWISFQDEFKAIIESHSELTDATKFQYLKKSLTSDAANKIKGLAISDQNYEKAWNILTRAYGVKHLLISRYYNLLLQLPVQERETAKGLEKLADDASQHVIGLESLGENVSSGMLVAILESKLPKNTMQEWEKTLDRETVPTIDDLYVFLYKTAARLSKRPISSSSGYNKHEKSFPPFKKPRFDSNREARKQITFATTTVMNCMVCRSGEHPLYRCSAFKALPVKERINVVKRANLCFNCMRSHRGKPCKMTGCLLCVVAASDELNCHSTTADNPSPQLLASAIILVEDRDRKLIRCRVLLDTCSTANFVTESFAKRLRIKKQPCSIPVAALNSVNTLTKNTVQLSFRSTRNEHQKTLTFLTIPKISNLLPSEMFPRESIKIPANVPLADPEFHIPRPIDMLIGAGPTFSLFAIGQINLSSHGNDLYLQKTRLGWVIAGNAPMKQSSKEPACHFTQLETQVAKFWLTEEVTKEKPRSKEDKKCEVHFIENVTRAETGRYTVRLPFRESKKGFGDSYVSALKRFLALERKLNISSELKDEYSKAIDTYINAGYMSPVDKPHDDGFYLPHHAVIKTSSTTTKVRIVFDASAKGSSGVALNDLLMPGPTIQEKLFAHLIRFRFPRYALTADIEKMYLQVSLHKDDRKYQYVIWRENGEIETFQLNTVTFGVTSSAFLAIRTLHKLADDEKERYPRAAEELKENLYVDDFMSGAEEIERARMIRDKMIDVLKLGGFNIRQWASNSEQVLEGLDEENINKKFLLDKNCALKTLGVSWHAKEDKIFYSVEPIGISAKLTKRNILSEIAKIFDPLGLLGPVILQAKKIMQSLWQCKVEWDESVPADLHTAWSNFVSQLTTLNNLSFERRFVINNQRRTQILGFCDASEIGYGACMYVRSLDADGNIICRLLCAKSRVAPIKTVSIPRLELCGTLILSRLYKEVSDALEFAPSEVFFWSDSTIVLHWLRTSPNLLHTYVANRIAEIQENTDVEDWRHVRSEDNPADALSRGQSPSEFLRNDLWRSGPSWVRKDQSMWPSGKDYLKAQTKQACFVLAVASKMLTYRMMKNILFFFQVAIFSPT